In one Parageobacillus genomosp. 1 genomic region, the following are encoded:
- a CDS encoding alkaline phosphatase family protein: MNQTVSTYAHKKHVIILLIDSLMYPPLEKAIKEGAAPAFKFFMENGKVFPNIVSPFPTMSVTVDSSLLTGTYANIHKIPGLVWFHDEEKRLINYGSHIRELLKLGLIRSLKDIIYHMNNHHLSKQIKTIHEEMSMKGKSTASINTLIYRGNTEHDLKLPRLLTFFTSWNKELKTKGSRLLTYGSFSKLSPLKRNGHFWQKFGFNDRFSVQELKYLIKTDSLPSFTIVYFPDMDKIVHKNGPMDIKGIRKVDKQLQNVLDCYDSWEEALKDNYWIIMGDNGQAPIHPDRNKALIDLRKSLRSYQIMTLKDGIKDRDEVVLAVNERMAFIYTLNPERVPLPDIAKTLQKDDRVDVIAWMEKESVHVISGVRQGRLIFKPNGPLVDEYEQSWDIAGDVGVLNLTVKNNKIFYDEYPDALARLYSSLTSHGGNYLVVSAKPGFEFIGEGSPTHVGGASHGGLHKQDSLVPMIVTGTDSSPKHLRIIDLKDWILTLID, from the coding sequence ATGAATCAAACCGTTTCAACATATGCGCACAAGAAACACGTTATTATACTTCTTATTGATTCTTTAATGTATCCGCCTCTGGAAAAGGCGATAAAAGAGGGAGCCGCTCCGGCATTCAAATTTTTTATGGAAAATGGAAAGGTTTTCCCAAACATCGTGAGCCCTTTCCCGACGATGTCTGTAACGGTAGACAGTTCACTGCTAACAGGCACGTATGCAAATATTCATAAGATCCCCGGGTTAGTATGGTTTCATGATGAGGAAAAGCGGCTAATTAATTACGGAAGCCACATAAGAGAACTGCTCAAGCTTGGCCTCATTCGATCGCTCAAGGACATTATATATCATATGAATAATCATCATTTAAGCAAACAAATTAAAACCATACATGAAGAAATGTCTATGAAAGGAAAATCGACCGCTTCCATTAATACTCTTATTTATCGTGGAAATACAGAGCATGATCTAAAATTGCCAAGACTACTGACATTTTTCACTTCTTGGAATAAAGAGTTGAAAACAAAAGGAAGCCGGCTGCTTACATATGGATCCTTTTCGAAACTCAGTCCTTTAAAACGAAATGGACATTTCTGGCAAAAATTTGGGTTTAATGATCGATTTTCTGTCCAAGAATTAAAATACCTTATTAAAACAGATTCTCTACCTTCCTTTACCATTGTTTATTTTCCTGATATGGATAAAATCGTCCATAAAAATGGCCCAATGGATATAAAGGGAATCCGCAAAGTAGACAAACAGCTGCAAAACGTATTGGATTGCTACGATTCTTGGGAGGAAGCTTTAAAGGACAATTATTGGATTATAATGGGAGACAACGGCCAAGCGCCCATTCACCCTGATCGGAACAAAGCCTTAATTGATTTAAGAAAATCCCTTCGTTCCTATCAAATCATGACATTAAAAGATGGGATTAAAGATAGGGATGAGGTGGTGCTTGCGGTTAATGAACGAATGGCCTTTATTTATACATTAAATCCTGAACGTGTGCCACTTCCAGATATCGCGAAAACGTTACAAAAGGACGACAGAGTGGATGTAATTGCCTGGATGGAAAAAGAATCCGTTCACGTCATATCTGGAGTTCGACAAGGAAGACTCATTTTTAAACCGAATGGACCGTTGGTGGATGAGTATGAACAATCGTGGGATATAGCAGGAGATGTAGGAGTTTTGAATCTTACGGTAAAGAACAATAAGATTTTTTATGATGAATATCCGGATGCGCTGGCCCGATTGTACAGCTCGCTAACTTCTCATGGGGGAAATTATCTTGTAGTAAGCGCTAAACCAGGATTTGAATTTATCGGTGAAGGCTCTCCCACTCATGTTGGAGGAGCAAGCCATGGGGGACTTCATAAACAAGATTCACTAGTGCCGATGATTGTAACTGGTACGGATTCGTCCCCAAAACATTTGCGCATTATTGATCTAAAAGATTGGATTTTAACCCTGATTGATTGA
- a CDS encoding DDE-type integrase/transposase/recombinase, with protein MTDITYLLWKQPASNLSVIYDLFNREIISYRISKRNDVQLVLDTLDEAIKERDVNGTILHSDQGFQYTSHEYHAALQQHGIIPSMSRKSATA; from the coding sequence GTGACAGATATTACCTATCTCCTTTGGAAACAACCAGCGTCTAACTTATCCGTGATCTATGATCTCTTTAACAGAGAAATTATTTCGTATCGAATCAGTAAAAGAAATGATGTTCAGCTCGTTCTTGATACCTTAGACGAAGCAATAAAAGAACGAGATGTGAATGGAACCATTTTACACAGTGACCAAGGGTTCCAGTACACATCCCATGAATACCACGCAGCTCTCCAACAACATGGTATCATTCCAAGTATGTCCAGAAAATCTGCAACAGCTTAG
- a CDS encoding IS3 family transposase, producing MNLIVEAYEVSNGTYGYPRVKAYILREYGWRINHKCIHRFMKLMNLQAKIRQKKQVYRKGSERMTVPN from the coding sequence ATGAACTTGATCGTAGAAGCCTATGAAGTATCCAATGGAACCTATGGTTATCCAAGAGTAAAGGCATACATTTTGCGGGAGTATGGGTGGAGAATCAATCACAAATGTATTCATCGCTTCATGAAGCTAATGAATCTTCAGGCAAAAATTCGTCAAAAAAAGCAAGTGTATAGAAAAGGGTCGGAAAGAATGACGGTACCGAATTAA
- a CDS encoding glycerate kinase produces the protein MKFLIATDSFKDSLSAYEVGKAVEKGILRAFPKAEVEISPMADGGEGSIDTLLYGNAFSAKDIEVFVHGPLMERVKAKYAVIEHNGEEIAFIESAQSSGLMLVAPSKRNPMYTTTYGLGEQIRDAVKRGYRHIVISLGGSATNDGGVGMLQALGWKFYDETGQEIGKEGNPLLKVASFSDDDVIPELRECKFIAASDVMNPFYGEKGAAYVFARQKGANESEIAVLDQALRKLAKLFEDGYAVNVQEIQGAGAAGGLGGAIVACLNGRISSGVETMIKLTRLEEKIKRADVVITGEGSLDSQSIMGKVPIGVGKLAKKHGKIVIGIAGRIDTELQEINQFLHAVFSIQTECRTLAEALQPHIAAKQIEVTVEQVVRMLKTGVTC, from the coding sequence ATGAAATTTTTAATCGCAACCGATTCTTTTAAAGATTCCCTTTCTGCTTATGAGGTAGGAAAAGCCGTAGAAAAAGGAATTTTGCGGGCTTTCCCTAAGGCAGAAGTTGAGATATCTCCCATGGCTGACGGTGGCGAGGGAAGCATTGACACTCTTTTATACGGAAATGCTTTTTCGGCAAAAGACATCGAAGTGTTCGTACATGGTCCACTGATGGAACGAGTGAAGGCAAAATATGCTGTGATCGAGCATAATGGAGAAGAAATAGCATTTATTGAATCTGCTCAAAGCAGCGGGCTAATGCTCGTTGCCCCGTCGAAACGAAATCCGATGTATACAACGACATACGGGCTTGGAGAACAAATCCGCGATGCGGTCAAAAGAGGATATCGCCACATTGTCATATCCCTTGGCGGAAGTGCTACGAACGACGGCGGTGTTGGCATGCTGCAAGCTCTCGGATGGAAATTTTACGACGAAACGGGGCAAGAAATCGGGAAAGAAGGAAATCCTTTATTAAAAGTTGCGAGTTTTTCAGATGATGACGTCATCCCTGAGTTGAGAGAATGCAAATTTATTGCCGCCAGTGATGTCATGAATCCATTTTATGGTGAAAAAGGAGCGGCTTACGTTTTTGCCCGACAAAAAGGGGCGAATGAATCTGAAATTGCTGTGCTGGACCAAGCGTTAAGGAAACTGGCCAAACTGTTTGAAGACGGCTACGCTGTTAATGTGCAAGAAATTCAAGGTGCAGGGGCAGCTGGAGGGCTCGGTGGTGCTATCGTCGCCTGTTTGAACGGCCGTATTTCTTCTGGTGTGGAAACGATGATAAAATTGACAAGATTAGAAGAAAAAATAAAACGGGCAGATGTCGTCATCACTGGGGAAGGAAGCTTAGACAGCCAATCCATTATGGGAAAAGTACCGATCGGTGTGGGAAAACTAGCAAAAAAGCATGGAAAAATTGTCATCGGCATCGCCGGTCGCATTGACACGGAACTGCAAGAAATCAATCAGTTTCTCCATGCTGTCTTCTCCATCCAAACAGAATGCCGTACATTAGCAGAAGCCCTCCAACCACATATTGCTGCTAAACAGATTGAGGTAACTGTTGAGCAGGTGGTAAGAATGCTTAAGACAGGGGTTACTTGTTAA
- a CDS encoding alpha-amylase family glycosyl hydrolase — MKKRDVLIQLEEKLKEIYGQQYRDEYLTAFQSLIERWEEKQWTESAPLSEKNVYLITYGDSIFEEGKPTLETLHTFLKEQVGDLITDVHLLPMFPYTSDDGFSVTDYRRIHPKLGDWEHIERFASDYRLMFDFVANHISKSSEWFQQYLKDDPKYEYYFIEKDPSFDTSRVIRPRTTPLFHEYQGVNGVKTVWTTFSEDQIDINFRHFPVLLEMTDILLEYAYKHGTSIRLDAIGFIWKESGTSCMHLPQAHAIIQLWRLVLDYFKPNTQIITETNVPHAENISYFGNGTNEAHMVYQFSLPPLVLYTFTVNHSRKLTEWAKTIEKVSEQATYFNFLASHDGIGMRPTEGILTEEEKQMLVQKVLKNGGRVSYKTNTDGSQSVYELNINYFDALINQDVDVTEQQQVQKMLAAHAILLSVIGVPAIYYHSLLGSRNDYKGLEESGINRRINREKLEYNRIVYELENNSRRKAIFNGLKRMIDVRRKQSAFSPYAPQKILELGDHVFALKRENGHTGESVYLVVNVTPNEVRVDLGVSGEDLLTGKKVNGSFTLSPYQFVWIK, encoded by the coding sequence ATGAAGAAACGTGATGTACTGATACAATTGGAAGAAAAGTTAAAAGAAATATATGGTCAACAATACAGAGATGAGTATTTGACGGCTTTTCAGTCTTTGATCGAACGTTGGGAAGAAAAACAATGGACGGAAAGCGCACCGCTTTCTGAAAAGAACGTGTATTTGATTACATATGGTGATAGTATCTTTGAAGAAGGCAAGCCGACGCTTGAAACCTTACATACATTTTTAAAAGAGCAAGTAGGAGATTTAATCACAGATGTTCACTTGCTTCCGATGTTTCCGTATACATCTGATGACGGTTTTTCGGTTACTGATTATCGCCGGATTCATCCAAAGCTTGGCGACTGGGAACATATTGAAAGGTTTGCGTCGGACTATCGATTGATGTTCGATTTTGTCGCTAATCATATTTCGAAATCAAGCGAATGGTTTCAACAGTATTTAAAAGATGATCCGAAGTACGAATATTATTTTATTGAGAAAGATCCGTCATTTGATACAAGTCGAGTCATCCGTCCGCGTACAACCCCTTTATTTCATGAATATCAAGGAGTCAATGGGGTAAAAACGGTTTGGACTACGTTTAGTGAAGATCAAATTGACATCAATTTCCGCCATTTTCCGGTTTTATTAGAGATGACCGATATTTTGCTTGAGTATGCGTACAAACACGGCACGAGCATTCGTTTAGACGCGATCGGTTTTATTTGGAAAGAATCCGGCACTAGTTGTATGCATCTGCCGCAGGCTCATGCCATCATTCAATTATGGCGGCTTGTTCTCGATTATTTTAAACCAAATACACAAATTATAACCGAAACAAACGTTCCGCATGCCGAAAATATTAGTTATTTCGGAAATGGAACGAATGAGGCTCACATGGTTTATCAGTTTTCTCTCCCGCCGCTCGTGTTATATACGTTCACGGTTAATCACTCGCGAAAATTAACGGAGTGGGCGAAAACCATTGAGAAAGTTTCCGAGCAAGCCACGTATTTTAATTTCTTGGCAAGCCACGACGGAATTGGCATGCGCCCGACAGAAGGGATTTTGACGGAAGAAGAGAAACAAATGCTAGTGCAGAAAGTATTAAAGAATGGCGGAAGAGTTTCGTATAAAACGAATACAGACGGTAGCCAGTCGGTATATGAGTTGAATATCAATTATTTTGATGCGTTAATAAACCAAGATGTCGATGTTACGGAACAGCAACAAGTTCAAAAAATGCTTGCGGCCCATGCGATTTTATTGTCGGTTATTGGTGTTCCGGCCATTTATTATCACTCCCTGCTCGGCTCGCGCAATGATTATAAAGGATTGGAAGAATCAGGGATAAACCGCCGGATCAATCGTGAAAAACTTGAATACAATCGAATTGTGTATGAACTAGAAAATAATTCTCGGCGAAAAGCGATTTTTAACGGGTTAAAACGAATGATTGATGTTCGCCGTAAACAATCGGCATTCTCTCCGTATGCACCGCAAAAGATTCTTGAATTAGGTGATCACGTATTTGCATTAAAAAGGGAGAATGGGCATACAGGTGAATCGGTTTATTTGGTTGTGAATGTCACGCCAAACGAGGTAAGGGTCGACTTGGGAGTAAGCGGAGAGGATCTGTTAACGGGTAAAAAAGTAAATGGATCCTTTACTTTATCCCCGTATCAGTTTGTGTGGATTAAGTAA
- a CDS encoding glycoside hydrolase family 38 C-terminal domain-containing protein — MKKKRVYVVPHSHWDREWYFSIEDSNILLSENLDHLLDVLEQDETYTAYVFDGQSSVVEEYLKVRPENKERMKKLIENKRLFVGPWYTQTDSLLVNKESLIRNLLYGTKIAKKMGHSMEIGYLPDIFGQNAYLPSIFRGFGLEFSILQRGIYTEQLNGDVNFIWKSPDGQTVKANNIYFGYGPGKFLSSDHEYVQKQLLPIIEKLEEMNQHCDHLLLPAGGDQVLVREHFPKTVAELNEIDPKHEYILADYETFMKEAWADEPFQNVIEGELLATQKSRIHNTIRSQRYDLKQMNFFVEHKILHVLEPLAVIGQILGLKYPKSWLDQMWKQLFDVHAHDSIGGCNSDETNRDIFHRLEKLNRMADGLINILKKQITYAISNQLGKENIYVVFNTQPRKFSGMVDGVIFTKDPNFQVVTTDGKLIRAEMIEQQYLSGGKQIVVTAEGEKEVEIEGYYRTVIRLYVENVPALGYRTYEIIEGRTAFEKLERKEEEFIENESLALSYQQGALILRHKRSGETISNFLRFENTGDAGDSYDYSPLEGDEPIYLEKAELISVEKGPFTEKMVVKHVGKAPANLSERKEKVNSSELMVMTTFELRKGEEFVRVYHQIKNHMEDHRLRVLLKTPILDPKTSFADQGFSLLERSVDNPYLANWREQKFAEAPVPIYPLENTAGLYDHRFVFAAITKGIKEYEVLKETKELALTLFRSVGVLGRDHLLWRPGRASGINNKVVYTPDAQMKKKLNFEYAVYIANENLDPKRIFAQIDWYRGHFTCYQKQKLNTFEERLERFEIPYPIDQAPEKFSLFEIDNDSIFMSVCKQAYDDPSIIVRFFNPTSEKQTVTLKSNHVEGVVETNLAEEELRKITGSFLVGAKGYVTLKLKVMKRK, encoded by the coding sequence GTGAAGAAAAAACGTGTTTACGTCGTACCTCATTCTCATTGGGACCGAGAATGGTATTTTTCCATTGAAGATTCGAACATTCTTCTTTCGGAAAATCTTGATCACCTTCTAGATGTTCTTGAACAAGATGAAACATATACCGCTTATGTTTTTGACGGTCAATCATCTGTTGTTGAAGAGTACTTGAAGGTTCGTCCGGAAAATAAAGAACGGATGAAAAAACTGATTGAAAATAAACGCCTTTTTGTCGGACCATGGTACACTCAAACAGATTCGCTTCTCGTTAACAAAGAATCGTTGATTCGAAATTTGCTTTATGGAACAAAAATCGCGAAAAAAATGGGCCACAGTATGGAAATTGGATATTTACCGGATATTTTTGGGCAAAACGCTTATTTACCTTCCATTTTCCGTGGCTTTGGTCTTGAGTTTAGTATCTTGCAACGAGGCATTTATACGGAGCAATTAAACGGTGATGTAAATTTTATTTGGAAGTCTCCTGACGGACAAACGGTTAAAGCAAATAATATTTATTTCGGGTATGGGCCTGGTAAATTTTTATCATCTGATCATGAATATGTCCAAAAGCAGCTCTTGCCGATCATTGAAAAGCTAGAGGAAATGAATCAACATTGCGACCATCTTCTGTTACCTGCCGGAGGAGACCAAGTTCTTGTTCGCGAGCATTTCCCAAAGACTGTGGCTGAACTGAACGAAATAGACCCAAAGCATGAGTATATTTTGGCTGATTATGAAACGTTTATGAAAGAAGCTTGGGCGGACGAGCCGTTTCAAAATGTGATCGAAGGAGAACTTCTTGCTACGCAAAAATCGCGCATTCACAATACAATTCGTTCACAAAGATATGATTTGAAACAGATGAACTTTTTCGTGGAGCATAAAATATTGCATGTGCTGGAACCTCTCGCAGTTATTGGCCAAATTTTAGGGTTAAAGTATCCGAAAAGCTGGCTTGATCAAATGTGGAAGCAATTATTTGATGTTCATGCTCATGACAGTATTGGCGGTTGTAATTCGGATGAAACGAATCGAGATATTTTCCATCGCTTAGAAAAGCTGAATCGAATGGCAGACGGCCTTATAAACATTTTGAAAAAGCAAATAACATATGCGATCAGTAACCAGCTTGGAAAAGAGAATATATATGTTGTTTTTAATACACAGCCTCGAAAATTTTCGGGAATGGTGGATGGTGTTATTTTTACAAAAGATCCGAACTTCCAAGTTGTCACGACAGATGGAAAGCTTATTCGAGCCGAAATGATTGAGCAGCAATATTTGTCAGGTGGAAAACAAATTGTGGTTACGGCAGAAGGAGAAAAAGAGGTAGAAATCGAGGGTTATTATCGAACAGTCATCCGGCTTTATGTTGAAAACGTACCGGCACTTGGATATCGCACATATGAAATCATTGAAGGAAGGACCGCTTTTGAAAAACTTGAACGTAAGGAAGAGGAGTTTATTGAAAATGAAAGTTTGGCGTTATCTTATCAGCAAGGGGCTTTGATCTTGCGGCATAAACGATCAGGTGAAACGATTTCAAACTTTTTGCGATTTGAAAATACGGGAGATGCCGGTGATTCGTACGATTATTCTCCTCTTGAAGGAGATGAACCGATTTATCTGGAAAAGGCAGAACTCATTTCGGTGGAAAAAGGTCCTTTTACGGAAAAAATGGTCGTCAAACATGTCGGAAAAGCTCCGGCTAATCTATCTGAGCGAAAGGAAAAAGTGAATTCCAGTGAACTAATGGTGATGACCACTTTTGAGCTGCGAAAAGGCGAAGAATTTGTTCGAGTTTACCATCAAATCAAGAATCATATGGAAGATCACCGTCTTCGAGTTTTGTTAAAAACACCAATTTTAGATCCGAAAACATCTTTTGCCGATCAAGGCTTTAGTTTGCTGGAACGTTCCGTTGACAACCCGTATTTAGCGAATTGGCGTGAACAAAAATTTGCCGAAGCTCCTGTACCTATTTATCCGTTAGAGAATACAGCAGGGCTTTATGACCACCGTTTCGTTTTTGCTGCGATTACAAAGGGAATCAAAGAGTATGAAGTGTTAAAAGAAACAAAGGAACTCGCTTTAACGTTATTCCGTAGTGTCGGGGTGCTAGGGAGAGATCATTTACTGTGGCGGCCGGGCCGTGCTTCCGGTATTAATAACAAAGTCGTTTATACGCCAGATGCTCAAATGAAAAAGAAACTCAATTTTGAGTATGCCGTATACATAGCGAATGAAAACTTAGATCCAAAGCGAATCTTTGCGCAAATCGATTGGTATCGAGGACATTTTACATGTTATCAAAAACAAAAGCTGAATACGTTTGAGGAACGGCTTGAACGGTTTGAAATTCCATATCCAATTGATCAAGCACCAGAAAAATTTTCTTTATTTGAAATTGACAATGACTCCATTTTTATGAGCGTTTGTAAACAGGCGTATGACGATCCATCTATTATCGTACGCTTCTTTAATCCAACGTCTGAAAAACAAACGGTCACGCTGAAAAGTAATCATGTTGAAGGTGTAGTGGAAACGAATTTAGCAGAAGAAGAGTTGCGGAAAATTACTGGAAGTTTTTTAGTAGGAGCAAAAGGATATGTAACATTAAAGCTAAAGGTGATGAAGCGGAAATGA
- a CDS encoding fructose-specific PTS transporter subunit EIIC, whose product MELKHMTKEGLILFDVALSNKEEVIQALVDALFENGILSSKEEFFQAVMERENVSPTGLEKGLAIPHGKSSVVKEAAFAVARLAAPIKDWESIDPNNEVKLVFLLAIPEAEAGTTHLNLLSELSLRLMDNHYLNRLMEAKNAKEFIQALDQTEQNQENKNVAYEKTVLAITACATGIAHTYMAAEALEKAGRELGVRVLTEKQGANGIQDEFTAEVIQKADGVIFATDIAPKKVERFAGKPYVQTRVAEPLKNAKSLIQKVLHHPDGIVEASKDEMMQTSNEKKGGILAEMAQAVLTGISYMIPVIVAAGLMIGIAKLGSMPFGLVKEINDVKYATSPNEWLVILHHLDKFGGMIFKFMYPVFAAFVAYAIADRVGLVSGFIGGAFAGGLHYTFWGIENGVPSGFFGALILGLSAGYISRFLNGKIKLNKNFQAIKPMLIIPAISVLSIFFLNFYIVDPVFGGLNVLLRNLIESAQNSGELVLSAIIAAATAFDLGGPINKAAGAIAIGLAADQIFPLTPRVLAIVIPPIGLGLATILDKYVVGRRVFDENLRIAGNTALLLGFIAISEGAIPFMLRNPLLTIPINMIGSILGACTAVYLGAVQWLPLPAFWGWPLVENLWAYLVGLAVGTLFIAFANIFIRFALLKKE is encoded by the coding sequence TTGGAACTAAAACATATGACAAAAGAGGGACTCATTCTTTTTGATGTCGCTCTCTCAAATAAAGAAGAGGTTATTCAGGCGCTTGTTGATGCTCTTTTTGAAAACGGTATCTTATCGTCTAAAGAAGAATTTTTCCAAGCAGTCATGGAGAGGGAAAACGTTTCTCCAACTGGCTTAGAAAAAGGATTAGCGATCCCACACGGAAAATCAAGCGTGGTGAAAGAAGCAGCATTTGCTGTTGCGCGATTAGCTGCGCCAATTAAAGATTGGGAAAGCATTGATCCTAATAATGAAGTAAAGCTTGTCTTTTTACTCGCCATTCCAGAGGCAGAGGCGGGAACGACTCATTTAAATCTTTTGTCTGAATTAAGCTTGCGTCTAATGGACAATCATTACTTAAACAGATTGATGGAAGCGAAAAACGCAAAAGAATTTATCCAGGCGTTAGATCAAACAGAACAAAATCAAGAAAACAAGAACGTTGCATACGAAAAAACGGTTCTAGCCATAACTGCTTGTGCAACAGGTATTGCGCATACATACATGGCTGCAGAGGCGCTTGAGAAAGCTGGCCGTGAACTAGGAGTTCGCGTGCTAACAGAAAAACAAGGGGCCAATGGAATTCAAGATGAATTTACAGCAGAAGTCATTCAAAAAGCAGACGGTGTAATTTTTGCAACTGATATTGCGCCAAAAAAAGTGGAACGCTTTGCCGGAAAACCGTATGTGCAAACGAGAGTGGCCGAGCCTTTAAAAAATGCGAAAAGTTTAATTCAAAAAGTCCTTCATCATCCAGATGGGATAGTAGAAGCTTCAAAAGATGAAATGATGCAAACAAGCAACGAGAAAAAAGGTGGAATTTTGGCGGAAATGGCGCAAGCCGTTTTAACGGGTATATCGTACATGATTCCGGTTATCGTGGCTGCTGGTTTAATGATCGGAATTGCAAAACTTGGTTCCATGCCTTTTGGTTTAGTAAAAGAAATTAACGACGTAAAATATGCTACAAGTCCAAACGAATGGCTCGTGATTCTTCACCATTTAGATAAATTCGGTGGAATGATTTTTAAGTTTATGTATCCGGTATTTGCTGCTTTTGTTGCTTATGCCATTGCTGATCGTGTTGGTCTTGTATCAGGGTTTATTGGCGGTGCTTTTGCCGGTGGTCTGCATTATACGTTCTGGGGAATTGAAAATGGTGTACCATCTGGATTTTTCGGTGCATTGATTCTTGGTTTATCTGCTGGTTATATCTCCAGATTTTTAAATGGAAAAATCAAGCTGAATAAAAATTTCCAAGCTATAAAGCCGATGTTGATCATTCCGGCAATTAGCGTATTATCGATTTTCTTCTTGAATTTTTACATTGTGGATCCGGTCTTTGGTGGTTTAAACGTATTGCTTCGTAACTTGATTGAATCGGCACAAAACTCTGGTGAACTCGTTCTTTCAGCGATTATCGCGGCTGCAACCGCCTTTGACTTAGGCGGCCCGATTAACAAAGCAGCAGGGGCGATTGCGATCGGTTTGGCGGCAGATCAAATCTTCCCACTCACGCCGCGAGTACTGGCGATTGTAATTCCGCCAATTGGTTTAGGATTAGCGACGATTCTTGATAAATATGTGGTTGGACGTCGCGTGTTTGATGAGAACTTGCGTATTGCAGGTAATACGGCTTTACTTCTTGGCTTTATTGCCATTAGTGAAGGAGCGATTCCATTTATGCTCCGAAATCCGCTTCTTACTATTCCGATTAATATGATCGGTTCGATTTTAGGAGCATGCACAGCTGTATATTTAGGTGCGGTTCAATGGCTTCCGCTTCCAGCGTTTTGGGGCTGGCCGCTTGTTGAGAACTTATGGGCTTACTTAGTTGGTCTAGCAGTTGGCACTTTGTTTATTGCGTTTGCGAATATCTTTATTCGTTTTGCTTTATTGAAAAAAGAGTGA
- a CDS encoding MurR/RpiR family transcriptional regulator, with product MGKIIDRFSKYIGNLTHAEKHVLYYIEGNLEEAKHQSLTGMAEKNNVSTTTIIRMCHKLGLEGFSELKYILKTIDDQFIPVGENIIERYKADMNQTLNSLERENLEEISQQILEAKRVLIVAVGLSKMIGEYFSKLLMQVNKPSSYVYESHIIDLLPNMVQPKDLIVFISSSGETKTIVQAAEKIRFKNVETLAITNNADSTLAKLVRKNISAYVQRVQFAGYDLSARSTLVVLIDILFEFFMKKNRV from the coding sequence ATGGGGAAAATAATCGATCGATTTTCTAAATATATTGGAAATTTAACTCACGCGGAGAAACATGTCTTATATTACATTGAGGGAAATTTAGAGGAAGCCAAACACCAATCCTTGACGGGGATGGCGGAAAAAAATAATGTCAGTACGACAACAATTATACGAATGTGCCATAAGCTCGGTCTAGAAGGTTTTTCCGAGTTGAAATATATTTTAAAAACGATCGATGATCAGTTTATTCCTGTCGGAGAAAATATCATTGAACGATATAAAGCGGATATGAATCAAACCCTTAATTCCTTGGAGCGAGAAAACTTAGAAGAAATCAGCCAACAAATATTAGAGGCAAAACGGGTGTTGATCGTTGCGGTCGGCTTGTCCAAAATGATCGGGGAGTATTTTAGCAAACTTCTGATGCAAGTGAACAAACCAAGTTCCTATGTCTATGAATCTCATATTATTGATCTTTTGCCTAATATGGTTCAGCCAAAAGATTTAATCGTGTTTATCTCGTCAAGCGGTGAAACAAAAACGATTGTACAAGCTGCAGAAAAAATTCGGTTTAAAAACGTAGAAACACTAGCGATCACCAACAATGCAGACAGCACGTTAGCCAAACTTGTGCGAAAAAATATAAGCGCCTATGTACAACGTGTCCAGTTTGCCGGGTATGATTTATCTGCCCGGTCAACTCTCGTCGTTCTCATTGATATTTTATTTGAATTTTTCATGAAAAAAAATAGAGTTTAG